GAGCAACAAGGAACAGACAGCTTTGGCAGTGATAGATGTATTAAGATTACCTTTTGCATGAACACAGGCATTGTTTCTGGTGCTATATCTGTCAATGTGTTTATAATAAACCAGCTGCTGTTAAGTCATTCATTGTCCTGTGTGGTATGTGAATTTATCTTACACAGTGTCAAGCTGTCCAGCTCATTCTATAATTGAATGCAGAGGTCAATGTGAAAAACAAGTTACAAATGCCATATCGCACACCTAGCCTTCCTGCAAACAGCATGGAATGCCTGCTCTGGTCGCCCCACTAAATGCATTCTAAGGCCCTCTGTAACCCAGTCAATTACACAGACTAGTCAGCACTTGATACATAACTGCTGTTTCCACACTGGCTAGGCAACATAACTCAGTCAATTACAAAGAATAGTCAGCCTTTGATACATAGCTGCTGGTACCCCCCAAGCTTGGCAACATGATGCAATGAACTCGATAGCTGTAATAAGAGTGCTCGTTTGCCATTTTCACTGAGTGCACCATGTGCACTCAGTGCAGACTTCTGCAGACAGCTGCCCAACTCTCTCTTACTGTTCGTCGCTCTTGTCCCCTCCTTTTCAATATGCCCAAGTGGTGACCCAGGTTCAGGTGTTATAAAGTGCTACCAGAAGGCTTTACATTTAGCTTTCAACTGATTTCTCTCcctctcaaaaaaaaaataaaataaatatgacTATTATGTGAATGCAAGCTAGGCCAGTTTCTTTCAAATGTTTCTGCTTCTAATACTATCAGCGGAATATTCAATACCCGTGAGTCAATGCATGCCTCCTAAAGCTCTGCTCGAATGCCCCAACATGCCAGGTACAAAAAACAGAAATGCAGCTAAAACCGGCAAAATATATAGAGAACATTCTTGTATGTCTGAATAATTTCGCAACACTGAATGGAAAATTGTCTGTCACATACAATATTGCGTGAATAGAATGCTTGAAAGCTTACAGTCGTATGTTGGGAGACGGCTGATTATTCAACGGGCCAAAGCGCACACCTGTTTTATAAGCGCTCAACTTTTCACAAAACACAGAACGCATTTAAAAGCCCACTTCATGAAGATCGAACAAGCATTAAGTCTAAAATTAAAGTTCAGTCGGCCACCAAGTCCAAATAAGTATAATGCTTTAACATTTTACGATTCACTGTTTCGACACGTTTGTCGACTTGAAAAGGAATCGTGTTACCAGTGCGGCGCTAACTTGTGTGTTCGCCAGTCAGAAAACGATGGGAAAGCGCATACTTCATCCGATCAAGTCCGATCCTGATCGAGATCCTCGACTGCGACAGTTCGCGCAAGGGAGCCAATCAAGACCGAGAAATTccatccggatcgggcttgatcgcgatcaaaagtgcgccgtgtgacacccgtaaCTGTAGAGTACGGCAGCCAGTTCTCTCGAAAGCACGAAAAACAAAAATCAAGAAGAATCTGTAACCTGCATATAATATTGAACCAATCGAATACCGACAAACCCCTACCAATCTAATACCGACAAACACTACTCCGGAAATCATTCGCGCAACGCCACTCCATTGCGATACACGCCCGATACCGCATCTTCATTCACAACATTTGCCGTTCTAAACCGTAACGCCAGAGCAGGATCCATAATTGCAGTTGATAGCAATCGTTCATGACAAAGTCAACGTCAAAGGGTAAAAGGCCACAGTGATTTCCTACGtatacatacacgcacacacacaaacggcGGTTTCGTGAACACCTGCGGATGTCGAACACACGAAAGGAACTGGGTCCATGAAGCCGCGCTGTCGCAAAGCAGCTCACTTATACTGGAGACCACATGAAGGCAGCAGAAAGTAGCGTTTAAACAAGAGTTATGGATGAAGAACGCGCGAGTAACGGGACAGCACACTTGAAGACACGGAGGTAAAATGCATGCTTGAAGAAATAAAAATCCACACCATGTAGCCACACGGAACAAATAAACCGCAACGGCCACAGCCGCCATGCTATGTTGTTGAACACCTCTTGCGTAGTTTCGTAGAGCACCAACATGAAATTCGTTAGATTATAACATAAATTTTGTTTGTAAACCAAGAAGGTCAATTTTATGTAACAAGCTTTAGGTACAGAAGCTCTAGCTTTTATCTAATACCATCTCATCCGAGATTGACGATAGATGTGATAGGACCCGTGTGGCCTATGCAGCTCCGCCCGCTCCGCGAGACTTGCAAGACAACGCCAGACAACGCGCGGCGCGAAGTTTGCAAGATGGCGGACGCCGGCTTCGTTCAGCGCGTTCAAGATGTCAAAAAGGCGAACGTTTTAGTTGTCGGTGCTGGCGGTATTGGTTGCGAGTTACTTAAAGACTTAGTACTTTCCGGCTTCGCCAACATTGAAGTCATCGACCTGGATACGATAGACGTGAGTAACCTGAACCGGCAATTTCTGTTCCGGAAGGAGCACGTCGGAAAGCCAAAAGCGTTCATTGCCAAGGAAAGCGCCGAGAGGCTTGACCCGCGTGTGAATATCGTAGCTCACCATGACAGTATCGTGAAGCCAGAGTATGGACTCGACTTCTTCAAACGTTTCGACATTGTCATGAACGCTCTCGACAACAGGAGTGCGCGGAGCCATGTGAATCGGATGTGCTTGGCCGCCAAAGTACCGCTGATCGAGAGCGGCAGCGCCGGGTACTTGGGCCAAGTGACACCGATATTCAAAGGACTCACTGAATGCTACGAGTGCCAGCCGCAGCGTGCTGAAAAGACTTATCCGGGATGCACCATACGCAACACGCCTTCGGAGCCGATACATTGTATTGTATGGGCGAAGCACCTTTTCAACCAGCTTTTTGGCGAGGCAGACCCTGACGAAGACGTATCGCCGGACTCGACGGACCCCGAGCTCAGAGGCGAAGTGAGCTTGGACCAAATGCTCAAGCAACGCACAGACGCCACGGGCAACGTTTGCCGCGTCTCGACGCGGCTTTGGGCCACGCAGTGCGGTTACGACCCGGAGAAGCTCTTCAACAAACTTTTCGGTGGCGACATACGATACCTGCTGCAGATGGAGAAGCTATGGTCGCGCAGGAAGCCTCCAATGCCTTTGCAGTGGGACAACTTGCCGGACACAACGGCTTCCAGCAGTGCTGACGCGGCTGACTCTGGCACGCTCGATCACCGGCGCTGGAGCTTGGACCAGTGCCGCCGAGCTTTTAGCGACTCCGTGGGAAAGCTTAAGGCACGAGCAGTGGAGCTCGGTGAAGGTGACCAGTTAGTGTGGGACAAAGACAACGATGAATGCATGGATTTTGTGACTGCTTGCGCCAACCTCCGTGCTCACTGCTTTGGAATTCCTCAGACTAGCAGATTTAATGTAAAAGCAATGGCAGGCAACATCATCCCTGCCATAGCAACAACCAACGCCATCATTGCAGGTATTATAGTGCTTCAGGCTTTCAAGCTTCTGCAAGGGAAGTTGGAAGAGTGTAGAACAAGCTGCAAACAGGTCTTCTTAAATAAGCAGCCTTCGTCAACAAAAAAGCTTATTATTCCGGCCCAGCTTGTCGAGCCCAATCCAAAGTGTTACTCATGCTCATCAAAGGCAGAGCTCTATGTTAGTCTTAACACAAAACAGATGACTGTTGGCACTTTTGAGGATAAAGTGTTCAAGGAGCAAATAAGAATGGCAGCACCTGATATAGAGCTTGATGATGGCAAAGGGACTATCCTCATTTCAAGTGAGGAAGGTGAGACAGATTCCAATCGGGCCATGCATCTGGCAAGCTTAGGCGTTATTCATGGCTCACGACTTCGCTGTGATGACTTTCTGCAAAATTTTGAGGTTACGGTTAACATTGTTCATGATGAAAGTAAAGATGGCACAGGGTTTGAAATTGCGGGTGATGTCTCCCAGCTGAAACCCGATAGTGACATAGCAGACAGTAATAACCATAATGAAGAGGATGAGAGCAAAGGGCTGTGTGGCTGCAATGATGCTAGTGATGACGATTTATGTGTCATTGAAGATGACGTTGAGGAAGTTGGAAATGACAGAAAAAGTCTGAAACGCAAGATGACAGACAACACCGAAAACTTGGATGTCAAGAGGTCCTGTGTTGTCATTGACTGATGCTGTCAAATTATTTTGAATCGAAGGGGGTTCCAAGTGCAGATATTTTTTTGAAAACACGATGGAAGTCGCACATCATTGTGTTGCACAGCAAGTTCTAAATTATAAACCTGTTTACCATGCACCATATTCTCTTGTACAGCAGATCTTCAGTTTGAGCCATACTGAATTGTAACAGTTCTTCAATAAATGTCACTTGTTTTAAAATTGAGTACATGTTGCAATACATTTTGAAGAGAGGCGGCTTGTGGTGTGTGGTACTGCTTTTGTAAGGAAAATGTTTCCACATTACTGCAGGCAGCCTTCCTTGCATGTCTAAAATCCCATCCATATATGTTTTCTTAAAGACTACATCGGGTGAACTTTTTTCATTGTTGCAGTTCTTGAAGGCCAATAATGTTCAGTCTGTTGCACTGCGTCTGGTATAAGAGCCGTTAAGCATGGTGCTGGGATGTCTGCTGTTTGTTACTTCAGTTTAACAGACAGCCCCATCAGCCTTAAGAACATTTCTTCCTGCAAACAACATACATAACACCGTTAGCAGACACTGGGAGCTTCTGTTTTCATATGACGGCCACTGTTTAATATTTGATCACTTTCAATGCATGACGTAGAGAGTTCTAGCTTGTCTGTAAACTTATTGCCATTTATGGATTACCGGGGCTACGGTGACCAGGTAATTCGTAAATGGTAAGGAACTTATGGACAAGCTAATACCACTGTCACAGGGTCACTTTTGGTCACAATCGAGCCCAATCCAGATCAAAATTCTCGAGTGTCACTGGCTCTCTTTCACAGCTTCTGCTAAGGAGCCAATTGCAATCGACAAATTCAGTCCCGGCAGAGCTCGATCATGATCAAATGTGGGCCGTGTGACACCCGTCTAAAACTCTTCTATATCATGCATTTAAAGTTGACGAATTACCGGGTTGACTGGAGCCATGGAAAGCACAGAAAAGCTGGTAGCAACTTCTTGAGATGCTTTGTTCAAGTACAATGCATTTGGAAAATGTGTTATGTTAGTGTTCTCATTGAAGAAAAATCATAGAAAAAGACTGCGGCATAAATTTTTATAATGTTGCTACCAACACTTTCCACCAGTAGTTAAGCAGAATATGAAAAGTCACTGCCCTATAAGCTATGTCTGCTCACAGGTTAAATCTCCAATAACCCGGTATTCCGCATGTGGTAATACTTTACAGACAAGCTAGAACTGTAATATTTGATCTCCAAACATTAAGAATATTTTTGTCTACAAGCTGTAACTATTAACATACTGCATACTTCACACATATAGACTTACTTAATGTCCAGAAGCTTGTGTGCAATTGTAGCAGAGGTTGAATTCAGATATGTTCCTATAGCATGCAGAGTCAATGCTAATTAACAATTTTGTGAAAACCCTAGAATGAGTGAATGTTTCAATCAAAATAGATCCTTTGCCTTCAGTCGTTCCCTTCGTGTACAATTCCAAGAGTTTCAAGTGACTAGAAGAAAATGAAATGGAACCTTGAAGGTCAACAAAACATACTGCTTTAGTTGTACATCTGTGTTGCTTCTGAAACATGTCTGTCGAGGCCACTGAAGCAAGCAAACAACAAAATGTATATTGAGAATAAAGCTTTATTTTAAAAACATGATGAGAGTCTAACATGATGAAAGTGGAACGCGAGGAGGAGCTTGCCTGTCACTAAATGCAGCACTCCTCATACTCTTTGGCTTGCTGGTTATTTGTATGTGTACAGCAACTCTGCTTTGATGACATAACTAACTTCATCCTTTTATGTTTCTGTTCTACAACTGCCCCAAAACAATAAGGCACCTGGGTCAAAGAAAAAATAGGTGCAAGGTGTACATACAGCAGTTTTTCATTTTTTCCAGACTAACCATACAAGCAAGAATGCCAACAATGTGGACCAAGAAATGATCTtgtgaaatgaaaaaagaaaaagcagtagTAAACGCAACATCTTTTAAAGTTCTTTAAAATAAAAACATGAATCACTATACAATACTCAGCCACACACTGCTTTGCAATCTTGGCACACCAATAGGCGGCCTCAAAGCAAATAATGCTTATGAATTTAGCATGTCACACAAAACTTGATGCAGAAATCACAATAGGCAGGTCACTATACAATACTCACCCACACTCTGCTTTGCAAGCTTAGCatgtcactcagtcctgtagtccGGACtcattgatcatcagtgatagaataGAGGTCTgctgctacgtcggcgatatcaacagcggactttctattcttctcttaatctctctctccccttttcctttcccccagtgtagggtagccaaccgggctcagtcctggttaacctccccgcctttcattaaatcattttctctctagCATGTCACACAAAACTTGATGCAGACATTGTATGGCAGGTGGAGTTACATCCAACCTCTGCCACATGACCTGTTTTACACTGACTTCGATCAAATGTTCAGCACTTCAAACACATGCTTGCTACAAATCAAAAGCAATGCTGAAGAGGTAAAAAATGAAATgcctttgttatatccaatattcatGAAAAGCTTTAGTCGTTACATGCCAatattggcaagaaaaaaaatcttacATTTATTTGGCAAAGTGGctgattgggctagttggtaatccataaTGAGCATATGCAGTGCAAGAGATAGATGTTTTTTTCGTGTGAACATCTTCATCTAATCTTTTTGTATGCATGTATAAATGCGTACCTATGTtctcagttggaagtcagcgcttgtcctatCTTGTTTTTGTCCCCATGTTGTCTCTTGCGCTGTACACACGTTTATATTTACAATATGAATTTAGCATTTCACACAAAACCTGATGCAGAGATCACAAGTGGCAGATCACTATACAATACTCACCCACACACTGCTCATCATATGCTACGGGCCAATATGGAGGTGTGACTGTGGTGCACGACTTCTCAAAATTTGTTCCTTAGcgtgcatagagtttctcactataacacctagagggtaaactggcgccaccgtctatgcgagtttcttaaagggcgccgtgccctcatgggaatgacgggatatgtgtctgcgaggcttgtgctGGCTGGTGTTGAatgaggcttcgtctaaaacgtgggtatggctacacaaataatgcgttcctaaagtaaaatctacataaaaggctttcattcacccatattacatctctcagtaAAGTTTACTCACGTACAACGCAGAATCCAGCGAAGAAAATCAACAACAGACGACaggttgttccaaagcgagcgagaatcttgtcatctgccctccaactttagcggccagctgatacttt
This genomic stretch from Dermacentor silvarum isolate Dsil-2018 chromosome 2, BIME_Dsil_1.4, whole genome shotgun sequence harbors:
- the LOC119443001 gene encoding SUMO-activating enzyme subunit 2 yields the protein MQLRPLRETCKTTPDNARREVCKMADAGFVQRVQDVKKANVLVVGAGGIGCELLKDLVLSGFANIEVIDLDTIDVSNLNRQFLFRKEHVGKPKAFIAKESAERLDPRVNIVAHHDSIVKPEYGLDFFKRFDIVMNALDNRSARSHVNRMCLAAKVPLIESGSAGYLGQVTPIFKGLTECYECQPQRAEKTYPGCTIRNTPSEPIHCIVWAKHLFNQLFGEADPDEDVSPDSTDPELRGEVSLDQMLKQRTDATGNVCRVSTRLWATQCGYDPEKLFNKLFGGDIRYLLQMEKLWSRRKPPMPLQWDNLPDTTASSSADAADSGTLDHRRWSLDQCRRAFSDSVGKLKARAVELGEGDQLVWDKDNDECMDFVTACANLRAHCFGIPQTSRFNVKAMAGNIIPAIATTNAIIAGIIVLQAFKLLQGKLEECRTSCKQVFLNKQPSSTKKLIIPAQLVEPNPKCYSCSSKAELYVSLNTKQMTVGTFEDKVFKEQIRMAAPDIELDDGKGTILISSEEGETDSNRAMHLASLGVIHGSRLRCDDFLQNFEVTVNIVHDESKDGTGFEIAGDVSQLKPDSDIADSNNHNEEDESKGLCGCNDASDDDLCVIEDDVEEVGNDRKSLKRKMTDNTENLDVKRSCVVID